One Sediminispirochaeta bajacaliforniensis DSM 16054 genomic window, GGCCCGCTTGATAAAAATCCGGTTTGAGAATTGGGGTCGAGGCAATGACTTTACCGAAACCTCGGCGGAGAATTGCGGGAACCGCCTTGTCGTTGCTGTAGATAATTGCAGTGGGAATCGACTTGCTTCGCTTCCTTGCTGCGATGAGAGGAAATGGATTAAAAGAGGAGAGTATGCACCGCATCTCCAGTCCTGATTTCTCGATAACGTCGACGACGGCCGAGGCCAGCCCACTATCCCCCCGTGTTTCATCCTTTAATTCGATATCGTAATAGAAACGATCGGAAAAGGTTTCGAACAGCTCTTGCAGTGTTATTATAAGCTCACCTGTAAACTCGGGAGAAAACCAACTTCCGATGTCGGCACGCCTGAGATCGTCCAGTCTGCAGGCCTCTACAACTGCCTCGATGCCTGCGGTTCGTTTGAGGTTGTGATCGTGTATAACGACGATCTTTCCGTCCTCTGTGAGGTGGACATCCAGTTCGATACCAGGTATGTGAAGATCGGCGCAGAGCCTGAATGCGGACATTGTGTTTTCCGGTGCTCTTGATGAATAGCCGCGATGGCCGAATAGAAGGGGGCGTAATGCTTGCTGATTAATAAAGTGGTCTTCGGAAAACTGTGCTAAGGCGTATGGTTTCATTTGTTCTCCTCCATGCTTCGCTTCAACTCTTCCAAAGCGGCCTCTGCGTCGGCATTGCGTTGGAGCTCGGCAAATGCCTCGCTTTCCGAGCCGATATTTCCTGCGAGGGCGTCAAGTCTTCTGACAAGGGCCTCGGCATCGGTGGAGAGAAGCCTTTCAGGTGCATTACTTTTCCATAACGTTTTTGCTTCTTCCACATCACGGGAAAGAAGACTCGCCTCTACCTCGAGCTTCTGGATTTCCGTTTCAAGTTCACTGACCCTTTTCTTTGCAGCCTCGGCAAGCTCTTTTTTTCCAGAATTTTCGGCGAGATCGACCCTTGAGAGCCATGTTTTCAATTCGCTTTTCTTGCCTGAAATGCTCTTTTCCAAACGCTTCGCTTCTGTGGCGATGCGAAGGGCATATTCCCTATCCGCATTCATAGATAAATGATACCACGGGAAATAAAACAGGTCGAGACCGACGGCTAATGGCCTCTCGGCAGCTTGTATACACGCCCCGCTTCGGGGTATCGTCTTTTTATGCAAAGCACACAGCAAAATGATACCATACGGAATATTGCAATTATTGCCCATGTCGATCATGGGAAAACCACTTTAGTAGATGCTATGTTTCAACGAAGCGGAGTTTTTCGGGCCGGTCAGGAGGTTGCAGAGCGTGTCATGGATCGGCTCGACCTGGAGCGGGAGCGAGGGATTACCATTGAGGCGAAAAACTGTTCCATCGAATGGAAAGGCCTTCGTATCAATATTATCGATACGCCGGGGCATGCCGATTTCGGCGGCGAAGTGGAGCGGGCCCTGTCGATGGTCGATGGGGCCGTTCTTTTGGTCGATGCCGCGGAGGGGCCTCTTCCTCAAACACGGTTCGTCCTTTCAAAGGCACTGAAGGCGGGGCTCTCGCTTATCGTTGTCATCAATAAGATCGATCGCCAGGATGCACGTCCTTTGGAGGTATTGGATGAGGTGTATGACCTGCTGATCGATCTTGATGCGGGAGATCATCAGCTTGAATTCCCGATTCTCTATGCCGTTGGAAGAGACGGTGTGATAAAAAGAAGTCCCGATGGGGAGGATGAAAAGCTCGATCTTCTTCTTGATACCATTGTTGATCATATTCCTTCGCCGTCGGTTGATATGGTGGGACCCTTTCGTATGTTGGTTTCCGATTTAGGCTATGATGACTATCTTGGACGTCTTGCCGTAGGAAAGGTATACGGCGGATCTGTCCAAGCAAATGAGGCTCTTGCCTGTATCGGCCCGGACGGAAAGGCCAAGCCCCTTCGGGTGACACGTCTGCAGTCCTACAGGGGGTTGGTTCTATCCGATGTGACAGAAGCGAAGGCCGGGGAGATCATCGTACTTGCGGGGATCGAGGATGTTCATATCGGTGATACTGTCTGTTCCAAAGATAATCCTGTACCCCTGAAACGGATCACCGTGGATGAACCGACGGTTTCCATGCGGTTTTCCGTAAACAACGGGCCCTTTTCCGGTAAGGAGGGAAAGATCGTTCAGGGGACGAAAATCTTTGAACGTTTGGAAAAGGAAACGCTCACAAATGTCTCTATGCGGGTGAGTCGGGGGGATGATCGCGATAGTTTTATTGTTCAGGGGCGGGGCGAGTTTCAGATGGTTATTCTCATTGAAACTATGCGTCGCGAAGGATTTGAATTTTGTGTGGGTCGTCCCCATGTTATTTTTCACCAGGAAAATGGGAAAAAGATGGAACCGATAGAGCATCTTTTTATCGATTGTGCGGATCCTTTCACCGGTGTTGTGACCGAAAAGCTTTCAAGGCGAAAGGGGCGTATGCTCAATATCACCAGCCACGAAAATGGTCGTGTCAGGATCGAATTCTCGGTTCCCAGCCGGGCACTCATCGGATATCGTGATGAATTCCTTACGGACACAAAAGGAACGGGGATCCTCAATAGCTATCTCTCGGGGTACGAGGAGTACCGGGGAGATTTTACCGGCCGATTCACCGGCTCGCTTGTTGCCGATCGTGAAGGTACATCGGTCCCGTATGCACTATTTAACCTTGAAGCTCGTGGAACGCTCTTCGTTGTTCCGAAAGATCCTGTTTATGAAGGGATGATTGTCGGTGAGCATAATCGCGAAAACGATCTGAATGTCAATCCTACCAAAACCAAGAAACTTTCAAATATGCGCGCCTCGGGAAAGGACGATGCGGTGATTTTGACACCGGTTCTTCCCATGACCCTCGAACGGGCGGTTCAGTTTATCCGTGAAGATGAGCTTATCGAGGTAACGCCGAAATCAATTCGTCTGCGAAAAAAAGAGCTTTCTGCGGCTCGTCGCAAGATCGAAGATAAAAGGGGGCAGTCTTAAGCCTATGACACCGCAAAAGCGTTGCTATTTTCCCACGATAAGCTCTCGTTCCTGGCAGCATCCGGCCGATACTGCCGCCTTGGAGGCTCTGAAAAAGATCCCCGGTTTAAGCCAGGTAACCAAAGCGGTCCTTTCCATCACCTCGGACCGCTCTCTTCGGCTTTTTTTTCTCGGGTCAGCCGTTCGTGTCACCGAGCGGCAGTTCCCCCGCATACATGCATTGGCAAAGGAAGCTTGTTCTGTCCTGGATTACGACGACAAGCTTGATATATTCGTTACCTATAATCCCGCGATGAATGCCGGAGCGGTCGGTGTCGACCGCCCCTTTGTTACCCTCAACAGTGCCCTTGTCTCCTCCCTGGATGATGAGGAGCTTCTGACCGTAATCGGTCACGAGCTTGGACACTGTATGAGTGGTCATATTCTCTATAAAACCTTACTGTGGGTTTTGGTGAATGTGAGTTTCAAGGCGCTCCGCATTCCGGGGCTCGATCTTCTCATTATTCCCGTTATGGCGGGCTTGCGTGAGTGGGACCGCAAAAGTGAGTTAAGCGCGGACCGTGCCGGTTTATTGGTTTGCCAGGATCAGGATGTCTCCTTCCGGCTACTCATGAAGCTGGCCGGCGGGAATGACATCGGCCAGATGGATATAAACGAATTCTTCTCTCAAGCCGCGGAATATGATGCCGGGGAGTCTGTTATCGACTCCCTTCATAAATTCCTGAACACTTGGGACATGTCTCATCCCCTCCCTGTTATACGCATCCCGGAACTCAAGCGTTGGGTCGACGATGGCAGCTTTGGGAGGATCTACGGTGGAGATTACCTGAAACGGGGAGGTGAGGCAGAGGAGAAAAATCGGGACTATTTCAAGGAAGCTCACCAGCAATATGAATCTGATTTTGAAGAGACTCGGGACCCTGCTGCAGGCTTTGCAAAACATCTCGGTAAGGCCTTAGGTGATTTGGGAAAAGAGGGAGGAAAAATTGTCCGGGATATCTTTGATCAGTTCGATCAAAAGGGAAGGCATGAGTGAGGAGTCTTTCTATCGATAGGCTTTTTGCTCCCTATTGGCGATAGATGACGGACTTGATATGACCTATCAGCTGATTGATGTTTACCGGTTTTGTCATGCAGGCTACAGGGGATAACTCATGTGCTTTTTCGATGAAAGATTCATTTGTATAGCCGGTGATAAAAATAATCGGGAGATTTTTGTGTATTTCCCTTAGGCGCCGCATCGCTTCTACACCGTCGATTTCTCCTGCCAATCTTCCATCCATAAGTACCAGATCGGGATTTCGGTTTTTTGCAAAGCGGACAACATCCTCCCCGGATGCGAAGATTTTGCTGATCGGATAACCGGCATTTCGAAGCTTCATTGTAAGATTCATGGCTATCATGGCTTCGTCTTCGACCAAAAGAATCATGTTTTCACTGTTCATCGTAGATCCTCCAGTGTCGGATGGATGATACGCTTGAAGCGAATCGAGCATCTGAGCCCTCTCTCACCACGCTTATCGAATGCTATTGTTCCTCCCAGCTGATGTTCGATAATGAGGAAGATTGTCTGCATCCCGAGGGTCGATTGCGACCGAACATCATAGTTATGAGGAAGGCCGATGCCGTCGTCGCAGTACATGAGTTCGATTTCGTTCTCGGCCTCTATAAATGAGAGAGAAATTGCTATATTTCCCTTTTCCCCTTTCGGGAAGGCATGCTTTAGTGAGTTTGTAAATAACTCGTTTAGTACGAGCCCACACGGAATTGCCAGGTCAATAGGCACGGCAATGTGGACGAGATCGAACCTCATTGCTATTGTATTTCCGCCGTTTTGGTAGCTTTTCAATAAGAGCCGTGCGAGTTTCTGGATATAGAGATCAAGATCAATACTGGAAAGGTTCTTTGATTCGTACAGCATTTGATGCACGAGCGACATTGATGTGATTTTAGTTTCTATCTCCTGTGATAACCGTATGAGGTTTTCATCTTCGGAATAGGATGCGCTGAGGGAGATCATCGAACTGATGATGTTCATATTGTTCTTTGTTCGGTGATACAACTCCCGTATAAGTGTCTCTCGTTCGAGAAGTGCCTGACGGATACTCTCTTCTGTTCTGACTCGTTTGGTGATATCACGACCATATAGATTCGCATATCCCGATTCGACGATAGGGGCAATGGAGAAGGCGTAAACCCGTGTTTTATGGGGAACATCAATCTCCATGCTCCGCGCTTCACTTAGTGACGATAATGCCGTTTCTCGTAAAAGTGGGGGGGCCGGTTGATCGAATTCCAGTTTCCATTCGTCGAGCAACATTCTGCTTGCCTTGTTTGCATAGATAAGCATGCCTGATGAATCAATTCTCAGGACTGGATTGGGATTCTCTGATGGAAAGCGCGACAAATCCTCGGTTGAAAGCCGGCTAAGAGGATCGTTACTATCGCCCTGGTATGAATGCTTCATCTATTTGCTAATGTTAGTCTACGTCGAAGTGTTTGTCAAAAAAGAAGAAATTTTGGTGAAAAATATTGACTTATTGTATTAGTACAATTAGTATTGTATTATATGAATAGTACAATGAAAGCGCGAGGAGTTGTTATATCTCTTGATCCCGCCCGGGGAGTCCCCTTCTATCGCCAGATTATCCAGCAGATCGAGCATGCGATTCTTGGGCAACGGCTTTTTCCCGGAGATAGACTACCGACCATCAGGGCTTTGGCGATAGACCTCAAGATAAATCCGAACACCATTGCAAGAGCCTATGGAGAACTGGAAATAAGAGGGATCGTTACAACCCAGGTGGGAAACGGTACCTTTGTTTCGGATCAGCCTCCTTCGGAGGTGGACGACGAGCGGAATCTCAGAATCAGCGAAACCCTCGTCCGCTTTCTTCGTGACATGCGCGATCTCGGGGTCGAACGTTCTGAAGTCATCGATCTTGTTAAGAGTTTCAAGGAGGAAACATGAACCTGTTCCAGAAGCATAGTAAAATGAAAACGCCGATCAAGAATACAAAGGTCCCCGAACGGCAAAGAGATTTTTCATTGAATGCCGTCGGCCTTGGCCTCTTGGCGGTTTTCTTTGGTGTCGGTATGGCTATCAGGTTGGGTACAGGTGCTGCTCCTTCCCTCATAGAGTATGTTGTTCTGTGCACGACCCCAATACTGGCTATGGTGATCATGGCCCTTTTCCCTCGATGGACGTCGGCTGTGAAGCTTCTGATTATTTTCATTGCCATTCTGCTTGCATGGAAGATCAGTGAGGCTCCATACGCCATAGTTTTTGCAGCAGCCGGGGCCTTGCTTGCCCCCTCTGTGCAGAAGATGGCGGAATGGGAACGTGCCATCATTCTTCGTTTCGGGAAATTTCACAGGGTGAAAGGGCCTGGGCTTTTCCTTCTAATGCCTCTTGCCGAACGTGTTGCAAAGGTGGTGGATCTAAGGATTAGGGTAACTGATTTTACCGCAGAAACGACGTTGACCCTGGATTCGGTGACTGTGACGGTAGATGCCATCTGTTTTTGGCTGGTGTGGGATTCTGAAAAAGCGGTCTGTGAAGTTCAGGATTACGAAGATTCCGTCATTCTTTCTTCGAAAACGGCCCTTAGAAGTGCTGTCAGTAAAAATACCTTGTCGACTTTTCTTGAGCGTGGCGATGTGATAGAGGAACATATTAGGGAGGAGGTTGACAAAAAAACCACCGAATGGGGGATTACCGTTCAGCATATCGAAATAACGGATGTGCAGATCCCTGAAAAGTTACAGGATTCCCTGAGTCATCAGGCCCAGATGGAGAGGGAAAAGAAGGGGAGGATACTCCTTGCTGAGGCTGAGATCGAGATCGCCCGGAAACTTGAAGAAGCTGCCGAAATTTACGATGCTCATGATACCACTTTGCTGCTCAAGAGCTTTTCTATCCTGAATGAGGGACTAAAGGCTGGCAATTCTATGATGCTGGTACCCAATTCGATTGCCGAAAAATTGAAATCAAAAGATGTCTTTGGCCTGCAGGCGTTGAACGAAATCAGACGCAACGCTGCAGAGAAGGAGGATAAGAATGGGCGTGGTTGATACCATTGCGCTATATAAAGATTATGAACTGAACGATTTGAAGATACATGCCCTCCGAGGTGTAAGCCTAAGCTTTGAGGCTGGGGCCTTTGCCGCTGTTGCAGGCCCTTCCGGAAGCGGTAAGTCCACCTTCCTGCACCTCGTCGGTTGTCTCGACACCCCTACGGCCGGTTCCCTCTCCGTCGATGAACGTGAGGTTGCCTCGCTCTCCCGTAACCAATCGGCACTCTTGCGACGGCAAAAAATCGGGTTCATCTTCCAGGCCTATAATC contains:
- a CDS encoding glycerophosphodiester phosphodiesterase, whose amino-acid sequence is MKPYALAQFSEDHFINQQALRPLLFGHRGYSSRAPENTMSAFRLCADLHIPGIELDVHLTEDGKIVVIHDHNLKRTAGIEAVVEACRLDDLRRADIGSWFSPEFTGELIITLQELFETFSDRFYYDIELKDETRGDSGLASAVVDVIEKSGLEMRCILSSFNPFPLIAARKRSKSIPTAIIYSNDKAVPAILRRGFGKVIASTPILKPDFYQAGPFATAWYRRVEGRAVIPWTVDDPASGKMLLHRGVDGLITNDPEIQLKNFGVEKVF
- the typA gene encoding translational GTPase TypA, translating into MQSTQQNDTIRNIAIIAHVDHGKTTLVDAMFQRSGVFRAGQEVAERVMDRLDLERERGITIEAKNCSIEWKGLRINIIDTPGHADFGGEVERALSMVDGAVLLVDAAEGPLPQTRFVLSKALKAGLSLIVVINKIDRQDARPLEVLDEVYDLLIDLDAGDHQLEFPILYAVGRDGVIKRSPDGEDEKLDLLLDTIVDHIPSPSVDMVGPFRMLVSDLGYDDYLGRLAVGKVYGGSVQANEALACIGPDGKAKPLRVTRLQSYRGLVLSDVTEAKAGEIIVLAGIEDVHIGDTVCSKDNPVPLKRITVDEPTVSMRFSVNNGPFSGKEGKIVQGTKIFERLEKETLTNVSMRVSRGDDRDSFIVQGRGEFQMVILIETMRREGFEFCVGRPHVIFHQENGKKMEPIEHLFIDCADPFTGVVTEKLSRRKGRMLNITSHENGRVRIEFSVPSRALIGYRDEFLTDTKGTGILNSYLSGYEEYRGDFTGRFTGSLVADREGTSVPYALFNLEARGTLFVVPKDPVYEGMIVGEHNRENDLNVNPTKTKKLSNMRASGKDDAVILTPVLPMTLERAVQFIREDELIEVTPKSIRLRKKELSAARRKIEDKRGQS
- a CDS encoding M48 family metallopeptidase, whose protein sequence is MTPQKRCYFPTISSRSWQHPADTAALEALKKIPGLSQVTKAVLSITSDRSLRLFFLGSAVRVTERQFPRIHALAKEACSVLDYDDKLDIFVTYNPAMNAGAVGVDRPFVTLNSALVSSLDDEELLTVIGHELGHCMSGHILYKTLLWVLVNVSFKALRIPGLDLLIIPVMAGLREWDRKSELSADRAGLLVCQDQDVSFRLLMKLAGGNDIGQMDINEFFSQAAEYDAGESVIDSLHKFLNTWDMSHPLPVIRIPELKRWVDDGSFGRIYGGDYLKRGGEAEEKNRDYFKEAHQQYESDFEETRDPAAGFAKHLGKALGDLGKEGGKIVRDIFDQFDQKGRHE
- a CDS encoding response regulator, yielding MNSENMILLVEDEAMIAMNLTMKLRNAGYPISKIFASGEDVVRFAKNRNPDLVLMDGRLAGEIDGVEAMRRLREIHKNLPIIFITGYTNESFIEKAHELSPVACMTKPVNINQLIGHIKSVIYRQ
- a CDS encoding sensor histidine kinase, coding for MKHSYQGDSNDPLSRLSTEDLSRFPSENPNPVLRIDSSGMLIYANKASRMLLDEWKLEFDQPAPPLLRETALSSLSEARSMEIDVPHKTRVYAFSIAPIVESGYANLYGRDITKRVRTEESIRQALLERETLIRELYHRTKNNMNIISSMISLSASYSEDENLIRLSQEIETKITSMSLVHQMLYESKNLSSIDLDLYIQKLARLLLKSYQNGGNTIAMRFDLVHIAVPIDLAIPCGLVLNELFTNSLKHAFPKGEKGNIAISLSFIEAENEIELMYCDDGIGLPHNYDVRSQSTLGMQTIFLIIEHQLGGTIAFDKRGERGLRCSIRFKRIIHPTLEDLR
- a CDS encoding GntR family transcriptional regulator encodes the protein MNSTMKARGVVISLDPARGVPFYRQIIQQIEHAILGQRLFPGDRLPTIRALAIDLKINPNTIARAYGELEIRGIVTTQVGNGTFVSDQPPSEVDDERNLRISETLVRFLRDMRDLGVERSEVIDLVKSFKEET
- a CDS encoding SPFH domain-containing protein, which encodes MNLFQKHSKMKTPIKNTKVPERQRDFSLNAVGLGLLAVFFGVGMAIRLGTGAAPSLIEYVVLCTTPILAMVIMALFPRWTSAVKLLIIFIAILLAWKISEAPYAIVFAAAGALLAPSVQKMAEWERAIILRFGKFHRVKGPGLFLLMPLAERVAKVVDLRIRVTDFTAETTLTLDSVTVTVDAICFWLVWDSEKAVCEVQDYEDSVILSSKTALRSAVSKNTLSTFLERGDVIEEHIREEVDKKTTEWGITVQHIEITDVQIPEKLQDSLSHQAQMEREKKGRILLAEAEIEIARKLEEAAEIYDAHDTTLLLKSFSILNEGLKAGNSMMLVPNSIAEKLKSKDVFGLQALNEIRRNAAEKEDKNGRG